DNA sequence from the Thunnus maccoyii chromosome 7, fThuMac1.1, whole genome shotgun sequence genome:
TTCTATTAGTCTTTGATAGTATTCCTAAGCAGTAATATCATGAAGGAAATGGTAATTTAGCACCACCTGCTGTGCTGATGCAGTacataagactttttttttgcctgtatCATTTTTGATATGTAATGAAATGTATCTGTGAGGAAATGCAGGAAGGTTTCTACGGGAAAAATGCTATACCTGGTTTTCATCGCTCTTCTCTGGGAACTGGATGTTAACGTCATGCTCGGTGCGGATGTTTGTAATAATGGCACCCTTGCGGCCGATGATTTTGGGGTGATACTTGGGGTCCACAGTGATGGTCAGCTTGAAGCTCCTGAGTGCCTGTAGAGGGGTTGATAGAAACAATGCTCTGGGTTAGAAGTCAAGCGAGTTTGACACCCGTTTTATCTTGTTCCACTGGAACAGATGGTCACCTACTGTGAGAAAAGTTAATAATTACATCTCCTTCGAGATTATCTTGAGGATAAGTTTATCTCACTCTCTCTTAATAGCTCAATTATTCCACGTGAGTATGTCAATCATTAACGCTGCAGAGACGCttcaaaatacaacacaaaccaGAAAGAGCTCAGCTGAAGTGACCTCTGCTGAGCACACAGCAGACATTAAATTCTACCTGAATGCATCAGCTACAAAAGACATAAAATCCCAGTGTTGAAGAAGCTGTGAACTCCACACAATACTAACCCGATCCTCCTGCTCAGCCATCAGCTCTTTGACGCGCTCCAAGAGGCCCTCTTTGGCGCGGTCAAGGTGATTGGCCAAGCCGGTGATGGAGATTTTATCAGACTGCTGCTCAGGAGCAGGCACTTGAATATTAACctagaaaaagacagagaggtcACTACAAAGTTGAAGCAAAATAAATTAACTGTGCATCCCTGAGCCAACACAAAATCTGTAACACACACCTCAAATTCATCCATCATCTTGCGAATTCCACTTCCTTTCTGTCCGATGATGTAGCGATGAAGCTCAAAAGGCACTTCCACCTCAATAGTGACAGGAACCAAAGCCTGAGGAAAGACGACAAGTTAGGGAACAAAGCAATAATTATGAGAAATAAAATGGAGCTCTGTTATGGATACAGACCTTCAATGCTTCCACGGCAGCCTCGCACCGCTCTTTGCGGCCAGAAATCACAATCACGTCACACTTTTTAGGTGCGTTTGGATCAACAGGCTCCTTCACCTCTCCGTTGGCCTCTCCGTTCTCCTGGATAGGAGCCTCAGCAGGAGTAGCAGCAGCTGAAAGAGCCAATCAGACAAAGTTTGATGAGACAAAAATTTCATTATGGGACACCATTACTAAGTCTCCAAACTGACCGCACCTTTACCTTGAGGGTCCTCACGCTCTGGGAACTTAATCTGTACATTGTGATCTCTGGTGATCTGCTGGATCCGTGAGCCCTTGGGACCCATGATAGAACGGTGGAACTTCTGAGCAATCACACACTCCATGGTCACTTGAGCATCCTGGGAAATAATGTGGaaagggagaaaaacaaaaacaaaaagaaaggcAAATCAGTTGCATTCACAACATGaggaaaagataaaaagattttaaaaagatcaTCTAAGCAAAGAGAAACTGTGTTCACTAACCAGGTCCTCAACAATCTCCTGCATGCGCTTTTTGGCTGCCTCCACACATTCTTTGGCTCCTTTGAGGGTGACCTTTTCACTCGCAATACCCGTGCGAGGGAAGCTCACCATCACGCCACCATATTCATCAGCAAGGTCCCTAAGGACTTGGCCACGGCGAGACACAAAGTAGCGGTGATGCTTGGGATCAACGTTCATAGTATCCTCGACAACATTGTCCTGTAATCAAAGACCGCAGATTTGTTTAATATTCAGGCTTTGAAAGAGAACCAGAGCTTTGTCCTGCTATGTTCAAAACTCATTTGGATCCTTACCAAACTCTTGATgagctcctccagctcctttTGGGCCTCCCGCACAGCTTCTTCAGTGCCGATCACAGTGATGAGCTCCTGGTCTTTGTCCTCTGCAGTGGGGAAAATGATCCTGGCCCCGGTGCTGTCACGAACCTTACGGATGTTTCCACCACCTTTTCCAATGAGGAACTTGTGGTATTCTGGCTTTGCGCGCAGCTCGGCAGTGTGGCTCTTCGTTTgctgaggaaaaacatttacagaataaattCTACACCAAGACATTACGCAAAAGATAAACTTCAAAAGATATAACAGATGGAAAGTCCGCTTAGACTCAACTCATTTTAAGAAGAATGGGGTAAACATGATTTATTCACTTCAATGTTTTCTTAAGGAGACTACAGCAGCCAAAACAATTTAACCTCACAATGTGCTATGCACACTTGCCATTTATACTCTGACAGCTGAAAGGACACTAAAAAAAGAGGTTCTCAGCATTTGGTAATGTACGAGGCACAGAAACATTCATACAAACCTTCTCCTCTGCCAGGGCAAGCAGTTGCTGCTTGGctttctccacctcctctaCAGGGCCTCGGATGGTGACCTTATCAATCCCTGAGCCTTCAGTTGGGAAGTGGATGTGCACGCCGCCACACTCCTCCATGATGGAGCGCACTAAACGGCCCTTTGACCCGATCAAGGAGTTGTGCAGCTTGGAAGGAATGGATACCTCCATCTCTGTGATGTTTGCCTGAACACAACAAGATGCTGATTAGGCACATGTATGAGATGAAGACAACATTTAGATACTAAGCTGTGTTTCTGTACAATGCTTACCAGCTCCTTCTGAATGGCTAAGATACGATTTCGTGCAGCCTCACAGTTTGCTTTCTTCCCTGTGATGACAATCATCTCAGAGTTGCTGTTCTCAGCAGGCAGGTCGATTTTTGTGTTAGTTTCCTCCCGAATCTAGAGAGCATAATAAACCTTTTTGTCAGACCAGACTAGGACTGATAAACAACCTCATTTAACTACATCAATTCTATTTCAGTATGCAGTACCTTTTTGATGTTTGATCCTCCTTTTCCAATTATGTTTCTATGGAACTGCTTGAAGATGGGGACTGAGACAGAAAAGCTGTTCTCCACCTGACCAAAGGAATCACTGAACATTAACACTCAATTGCAATTAATTTGCCATTCACAACCACTTGATGGTACTATAAAAGAGTATCTTAACCAAAGTAcccaaaattaaaacatgagaCAAACAAATTCTTCAAGATTTACCATTTCAGCCACTATCTTCTGCATGAACTTGGAGCATTTTTCCACCTCAGTTCGTGGACCCCTAAGTTGAACGATGTCGCTTTTCTGTGCTGGGTCAGGGAAGTTGATGATGACCTGAGACAAGCAATGTTCAGAGTTATTAAAGTAAATTTAATGGGTTCAGTACAGTCAAACAGACACCATATACCAGCCAATATAAATAGTCTCCAACTCACCTCTGGGAATTTGTCGCGCACTTCTTTTATCTTCTCCCCTTTTTGGCCGATGATGGCTCTGTGAAAACGCTGTTCGATGATCAAGTCCTTTGTACGCTCATTCTCCTGCAAGAGTATAAGTATATTTAGTAATGGCACATCAGGATCCAATTTGCAAGATCTTGTTTGTGAACTCAAGTTTCTACTAACCATGCGTGACGCAAGCTCAAGCAGCTCCTTCTTGGCTTCCTGCACACCCTGGGGATCCCCCTCAATGCGGATCAGGTTGCTTTTCTCGTTGTCAGGGGGGATGCGGACAGTCACCTTGTGCAGCTCTTTGATGCGGTTGACTGTAAATAGGTCGATAAATATGTGGTTTGAGAAGAAGGCTGATCCAGGTTTTGCTGCGCTGCACATATCTCAGTACACCAGCCTTTGCAAGCAACTCTGTACTTACTGTTAACACCTCCTTTTCCAATCAGGTGACGGTGGAATTTGGGATCAACACTGATCTCTGTGTAGTCCATACGGCTTACCTTTAAAAGgtgaaagaagacaaaaacatgaatatcaaTTCCATATATATGAACTGTAACTGTTAAGGTGCTTTACTTGGAGCATCTTATGTTGAGGCTTAGTCAACAAAATACCTCCTTAATCTGCTTTCTAGCTCCTGATCTTGACATTTGATTGACATTAGGCTTTCAGTCTAGGTCCAAGACATTAATTACTCACCAAATCTGTAACAATGGCTTCAATCTGGCCCTGCACCAACTGCACGTCTTTGGTGGGACCCTCCAGGGTGATCTTATCTTCTCCCTCAGTGAACTCAATGTGCACCTATACGCAAAATATACcaaaaaagaagttaaatattaaatcttAAATCTTTTAAGCACAACAATTAAGAAATCCACCATTCAACAGACCTTGGGCATTTGTTGAGTAATCTTGGCTAAGTTCTGCCCCTTCTTGCCGATAATGAAACGATGAAGCCAAGAAGGAGCTGTTACCGAGGAAACAGTGTAGCTGTTTGCctacaaacagaagaaaattattggttaaaaaaaaaaaaaaaggtactaCTCATCACTTTTTATCAGTGTGAGTCTTCATCATATGACTGATCATCATTTTACCTTGGCATAAACTTCAGTGAGGGCCTGACCCAAACGGTCTGGCTCCCCACGAAGGATGACAGTTTCTGAGCTGCTGTCAGAGGGTGGGATCTCAACTGAGACACCAGTTCTATCCAGGATCTCTTGCAGGGTGTTTCCCTTGGGGCCAATCACATATTTGTGCTGAGACTTCTTCACCTCCACTGCGATGGTGGTGGCATTCTTCTTCTGCAATACACAAGAGTAGATGATCAAGGACTTATGTAACATTTAACTCATCATCCACCAGCATAATAATCTGCAATAGCACAAACATTTAGAACTGATTTGCCAAAATTGTAAGCATACCTTATCTTCAGAAACCTTCTTGATCATAGCCACAGCAAGGGCAACCTGCTCTTTCTCCCCAGTGATGACAATCTCAGTCTTGTTCACACTTGGAGGGGGGACATTGATGCGGGCACCAGTTTCTTGCATCATCTCTCCTACCAGCTTATTGTAGGCACCAGTGATGAATGGGTGGTACACCTTGTCAATGTTCACCCTCTCTACTGCACGCTTGTcctaaaaagaggaaaaagacaaacaggggggaaaaaaatgaaatatcacaGCTTTAGGAGTGGAAAGACAATCTCTTAAAAGCGAAGCAGTTCTGATGAGCAATGTTACCTGCTCAGCTGAGATCAACAGGATCTCATGCTTGGCCTTCTCCAGGCCCTCCTTGGTACCAGAGATCTTGATCTGGTTGCTGGGGTCGTCAGGTCGTGGGATTTGGATTTTGGTGGCTGTCTTGAGCTCTAGCTCCTGCAGTTTCTCCCCATTTTTGCCGATGACAAAGCGGTGGTGCTCCTTGGGGATGGCAACAGTAGCTGAAGCCtgttaagataaaaaaacaaaaaaaaacaaatgtacagtTGGCATTATTGTCTTtgactgtaaacacaaaaaccatCCATGGGACACATTTATCATTAACAAAGAAGCATCTCTTGACCTGAGTCTGCAGTCGGGACACAATCTCCTTGCGGGCCTTCATCACGGCATCCAACTTTCCAGAAACCATGATGGAGAGACCCTGATCTTTTGCCAAGGAGAGTTCCAGGTGGGCTCCGGTCTTGTGCATGATGTCCACACAGACCTTTGCTTGGTCTCCTTCCCCAAACTGGTTGATGTCCTTGTACTTGCGCTCTTCCAGCGGCACATGGAAAACCTAGTTCATGTGGGAAAAGAATAATTAAAAGTCCATCTAGTCGAGTCATTCTCGATCTTTCAAATTAAACGACCTTTCAAAGTAAACAAAACTACTGGtaatgaaaactaaaacaagGTGATGACCCAGAAAGGCAGTGAAAACTGGAAGGGTAAACTGGGAGGCAAGTATGTTTTAAAGTAGGTAGTGTGTCCACAGGGACACAGAAAAGCCAAGCctaaccaaaaacaaaaacagtaaaggcAAAAAGTATACTATTTTAGCTCTCAAATATGCAAAACCCTTAAAGTTTCCAATGGCACCAAGCCCAAATAAAGTCCTCATAGAACCAGTAGGACAAgtaatactttttttaaatatttgcttatatttggcttaaaaaaaaaaaaaactaacccATAATTGCACAGAAAACTATGAACACAATCCATGACTATGAATAGAAGCAAAGCTTCCAGCAGAAAAACTTTAATTGTCAGCAACTACAGCAGAACATAACACAAAActacaataatgaaaaaaacatttaaaaggaaGACTTTCTATCACACAGAGTATGCCATGGTTCAACCTTTTTGGCCACCTGTTCCctcttaaaataaagcaaagtctatTTGTGGCACCTGATCATGAGCCAAAATATAATAAGTGATATCTGATAAGAATTAAAGCCAGTTTTACCAATTATCATTCACTAAAAAGGCTTTTACAATAATTAGTGACCTCTTTTGTTAAATAGGTGGcaattactttaaaaatgatataCCTGGGTGATAACAGAAGACTTCAGAGGACGAATCTTGGATGTCCAGGCGTTGGCAGTTTCCTGGGTCCCCTCAGGTGAGGCCGCCTTCTCGGGCAGAGGTGGGAAGGCATCCTTGTAGGTAGGAAGggcatcctcctcctctccagcacTGGGTCCTGCACCAGCAGCTGAgcacacagaaaaagacagacacaagTCAACTTCTGGCTCTGTGTTGGCATTTTATCATCAAGCACAACCTTATGGTGCAGACACACCGAATCCAGACCATTGAATGCTCCAGCCAGTGGTGACGTGGTGGGTGACGTACTGCGAGTTGGGCGGTGCTTGGTTTTTGCACTGCCATTTTCAACATGGCAGTTCCGTCACTAACTTTCTCATTTTACAGCTAAACACCACACTTAAGTGTGTTCAGAAGACATTTGAGACATAAAATatgcaatgcagtaacagaatctgattcatatttgatcagcaacACCTAGTTTatagtttgatctgagtttcgtgagCCAGCCACATTAGGCTGGACAGACCTCATCTGCATAAAGTTGAGGTTGAGTTGTAATTAAGCAAATTCAGGTATGGTGGTTGGTCTGTCAACTCGCCATGCCGTATGCATCATCGGCTGCGTGGCTGGATCTCCTGCTctccatagaaaatgaatgggatCCGTCAACGGATGTCAAATCAATCCAGTGTGTCTGCACCATTAAACATCCACCTATCCACCTGAGGACAAATACTCACCACCACTCTGCTCTGGCAAGAGCCCGTTGCGGTGCTCATTGAAGCTTTCCTGCGTAAGTACAGCGACTGAGCTCATGGTCAAAATCCCACGTTAACACAGAGTCCGAGTGTGCCACTGAAAGGAAAGTTGACATTATTTTCACAAGTTTGGCAACatcagaaagacaaaaagagcaTAATATATAAAAGgccctgaaaacatattttctcaatcagctaTTCAATATGAATGATGAATATTAAGAAGTTACGTATATGAACACACAAAGTTACGCCAaagttaaaacagtttttgttaTTTGGGAGATttccgtatgtgtgtgttgtttttctcaacTCAGTTGGGAaaggcaacttttttttttttttttttttttatttagcaacatttgaagCTAAACCTGGGTGGTATTCCAGAAAGTGGGTTTAACAAACACTGAATCCAACCCTGAACTGAGGTGATGAACCCTGTGAGGGGAAATTCAGAGTTTGTGGCttcagaacagctgatcagagtcagttcaGTCGCGTCAGACTATGTTCATTCTTGAGTTAAGTGCATGCATGACGAATGAAAAAAGTAATCGTGAATGAAGCTCCAATACTAcgattcaccatggcaacaggtaaataaaaggcagagcctccattttaatGCAGTGGGTAGCTGTCAGTCTGAAGAGTGAAGCCAATGAGGAGCAgcctgcattctttctaatggccagcaggggatGACTCCACTgattgcaaaaagaagtccaactACAAGgaagtctgagaaaatgaccctgCTTATCACTCTATTTATGacctcagtaaacattttcctaatgagtttatggtctcaatctctagtttcaagtcttcttcaatacagtatgatgttcattttgtaaattatggtcccatttagagttaaaaagatgataaagcagggtatgctttagggcatggctacCACGGCAACAGGATTGGTTCGGTTATGTAATCATGGCGTAACCCCACATTCACAGAGTACAGGcctagctgctgctatttcacagtgtgttttcagttcaataGAGTTAATTGTAACATCTTGGTCGCCTAAAAcatcttgttcagtgtttggttgtagtaaaagaccctctaaggagttggatgttcagtttttccccGAAAGTATAtttggttttaatggttttaagtctgtttttcactagcgaaaattagcacTAGCATTATCAcagctccaaaaatccaagatggcgatggtcaatCGCCAgactcgaggcttcaaaacagcagtgcACAAACCAGTGGGTGTCATCATGGTGActatgtgcttttttttttttaaaaagtctttgattttaatccagtggaggtagaaatattaatgcatgtgtatgcgAACTGtgaacatttatctttaaaaaaaagatagcAGTGACAGAACCTGAGGTGAAGTGGGGAAAAGAGCTCATAAGTTACCAAAGTTTTAGCTTACACCTGATCCAATAATATTGAGTGTGATTTGCAGTTGAAAAAGCATCAAGGTTCAAATTGAGTGTAAATGTTCAAACATCTATTTGGATTTTCAATAGtattcagtgactttatttcaacaaatgtagtaaatttaaacagTCACTGCAATGCAGTTACAACAAGTTAGGACTTTAGGCAGCCTTAAAGTCGGCAGCTGCACCACAATCCTGCGCagtcagaaatattaacatataatttCCAATATTACATGAAAACTATGATAATGTGAATGTTCCATCAGtgcgaccaatcacatcatgattGTTAGagatatttattcattgatCTTCTGTGTCTAaacattatgtgcaataaacatAACCTCTGATCAATGTCCACAGAGTAagtgttataaaaaaaaaacaacaacaacaattcaaCTTTCAAAAAAAAGGACATGCATAGATTTATTCTATGCAGAGAGTGAATTCACGCTGcgtaatatttgaatgtgacgGCAAAATGTGCTGTTCAAACAAACGACTGCATAAAAAGTGGTAATGTTCTGAAAGATAGTCCTTGAGTAACCAACCAGGACTTTGATTGTGACACAGTAAACCTCCGCTAATTACCTTGCTTCGATATGCGCTTTGATACAGACTGAATCAATGAagacattaaacagcatgtctggctctgcaggagggaggagacggagagaaacTCCgtgtttgttgaagaaaacccG
Encoded proteins:
- the hdlbpa gene encoding high density lipoprotein binding protein a isoform X2 — protein: MSSVAVLTQESFNEHRNGLLPEQSGAAGAGPSAGEEEDALPTYKDAFPPLPEKAASPEGTQETANAWTSKIRPLKSSVITQVFHVPLEERKYKDINQFGEGDQAKVCVDIMHKTGAHLELSLAKDQGLSIMVSGKLDAVMKARKEIVSRLQTQASATVAIPKEHHRFVIGKNGEKLQELELKTATKIQIPRPDDPSNQIKISGTKEGLEKAKHEILLISAEQDKRAVERVNIDKVYHPFITGAYNKLVGEMMQETGARINVPPPSVNKTEIVITGEKEQVALAVAMIKKVSEDKKKNATTIAVEVKKSQHKYVIGPKGNTLQEILDRTGVSVEIPPSDSSSETVILRGEPDRLGQALTEVYAKANSYTVSSVTAPSWLHRFIIGKKGQNLAKITQQMPKVHIEFTEGEDKITLEGPTKDVQLVQGQIEAIVTDLVSRMDYTEISVDPKFHRHLIGKGGVNINRIKELHKVTVRIPPDNEKSNLIRIEGDPQGVQEAKKELLELASRMENERTKDLIIEQRFHRAIIGQKGEKIKEVRDKFPEVIINFPDPAQKSDIVQLRGPRTEVEKCSKFMQKIVAEMVENSFSVSVPIFKQFHRNIIGKGGSNIKKIREETNTKIDLPAENSNSEMIVITGKKANCEAARNRILAIQKELANITEMEVSIPSKLHNSLIGSKGRLVRSIMEECGGVHIHFPTEGSGIDKVTIRGPVEEVEKAKQQLLALAEEKQTKSHTAELRAKPEYHKFLIGKGGGNIRKVRDSTGARIIFPTAEDKDQELITVIGTEEAVREAQKELEELIKSLDNVVEDTMNVDPKHHRYFVSRRGQVLRDLADEYGGVMVSFPRTGIASEKVTLKGAKECVEAAKKRMQEIVEDLDAQVTMECVIAQKFHRSIMGPKGSRIQQITRDHNVQIKFPEREDPQAAATPAEAPIQENGEANGEVKEPVDPNAPKKCDVIVISGRKERCEAAVEALKALVPVTIEVEVPFELHRYIIGQKGSGIRKMMDEFEVNIQVPAPEQQSDKISITGLANHLDRAKEGLLERVKELMAEQEDRALRSFKLTITVDPKYHPKIIGRKGAIITNIRTEHDVNIQFPEKSDENQDQITITGYEHKAIAARDAIQAIVDELEEMISEDITLDSRVHARIIGARGKGIRKIMDEFKVDLRFPQSGAADPNLVTVTGRPELVDEAIDHLLNLEEEYMADVVENEAKMAYMRPPGGSAAAMDEHRGPSKGFVVREAPWTTGNEKAPDMSSSEDFPSFGAPVATKTSPWGPKRF
- the hdlbpa gene encoding high density lipoprotein binding protein a isoform X1, which translates into the protein MSSVAVLTQESFNEHRNGLLPEQSGAAGAGPSAGEEEDALPTYKDAFPPLPEKAASPEGTQETANAWTSKIRPLKSSVITQVFHVPLEERKYKDINQFGEGDQAKVCVDIMHKTGAHLELSLAKDQGLSIMVSGKLDAVMKARKEIVSRLQTQASATVAIPKEHHRFVIGKNGEKLQELELKTATKIQIPRPDDPSNQIKISGTKEGLEKAKHEILLISAEQDKRAVERVNIDKVYHPFITGAYNKLVGEMMQETGARINVPPPSVNKTEIVITGEKEQVALAVAMIKKVSEDKKKNATTIAVEVKKSQHKYVIGPKGNTLQEILDRTGVSVEIPPSDSSSETVILRGEPDRLGQALTEVYAKANSYTVSSVTAPSWLHRFIIGKKGQNLAKITQQMPKVHIEFTEGEDKITLEGPTKDVQLVQGQIEAIVTDLVSRMDYTEISVDPKFHRHLIGKGGVNINRIKELHKVTVRIPPDNEKSNLIRIEGDPQGVQEAKKELLELASRMENERTKDLIIEQRFHRAIIGQKGEKIKEVRDKFPEVIINFPDPAQKSDIVQLRGPRTEVEKCSKFMQKIVAEMVENSFSVSVPIFKQFHRNIIGKGGSNIKKIREETNTKIDLPAENSNSEMIVITGKKANCEAARNRILAIQKELANITEMEVSIPSKLHNSLIGSKGRLVRSIMEECGGVHIHFPTEGSGIDKVTIRGPVEEVEKAKQQLLALAEEKQTKSHTAELRAKPEYHKFLIGKGGGNIRKVRDSTGARIIFPTAEDKDQELITVIGTEEAVREAQKELEELIKSLDNVVEDTMNVDPKHHRYFVSRRGQVLRDLADEYGGVMVSFPRTGIASEKVTLKGAKECVEAAKKRMQEIVEDLDAQVTMECVIAQKFHRSIMGPKGSRIQQITRDHNVQIKFPEREDPQGKAAATPAEAPIQENGEANGEVKEPVDPNAPKKCDVIVISGRKERCEAAVEALKALVPVTIEVEVPFELHRYIIGQKGSGIRKMMDEFEVNIQVPAPEQQSDKISITGLANHLDRAKEGLLERVKELMAEQEDRALRSFKLTITVDPKYHPKIIGRKGAIITNIRTEHDVNIQFPEKSDENQDQITITGYEHKAIAARDAIQAIVDELEEMISEDITLDSRVHARIIGARGKGIRKIMDEFKVDLRFPQSGAADPNLVTVTGRPELVDEAIDHLLNLEEEYMADVVENEAKMAYMRPPGGSAAAMDEHRGPSKGFVVREAPWTTGNEKAPDMSSSEDFPSFGAPVATKTSPWGPKRF